One window of Camelina sativa cultivar DH55 chromosome 4, Cs, whole genome shotgun sequence genomic DNA carries:
- the LOC104781498 gene encoding peptidyl-prolyl cis-trans isomerase CYP19-3-like: protein MANPKVFFDILIGKMKAGRVVMELFADVTPRTADNFRALCTGEKGIGKAGKALHYKGSAFHRIIPGFMCQGGDFTRGNGTGGESIYGAKFDDENFKLKHTGPGILSMANSGPNTNGSQFFICTEKTSWLDGNHVVFGKVVDGYNVVKAMEDVGSDRGNTSEPVVIEDCGELKNPSS, encoded by the coding sequence ATGGCGAACCCAAAAGTCTTCTTTGACATCTTGATTGGGAAGATGAAGGCAGGGCGTGTTGTAATGGAGCTATTCGCTGATGTAACACCAAGAACAGCTGATAATTTCCGTGCTTTGTGCACAGGAGAGAAGGGAATTGGGAAAGCAGGGAAGGCATTACACTACAAAGGCTCAGCCTTTCACCGTATCATCCCAGGATTCATGTGCCAAGGTGGAGATTTCACCCGTGGGAATGGAACTGGAGGTGAATCGATATACGGGGCTAAGTTTGATGATGAGAACTTCAAGTTGAAGCACACTGGTCCAGGGATTTTGTCCATGGCTAACTCTGGTCCAAACACAAATGGGTCTCAGTTCTTCATTTGCACTGAGAAGACATCGTGGCTTGATGGGAATCACGTTGTCTTTGGGAAAGTTGTTGATGGTTACAATGTGGTGAAGGCAATGGAGGATGTTGGATCTGACAGGGGAAATACTTCTGAACCAGTTGTGATTGAAGATTGTGGTGAGCTCAAGAACCCAAGTTCGTAA